The following are encoded in a window of Roseivirga misakiensis genomic DNA:
- a CDS encoding carbohydrate kinase family protein: MSKHYKVAVIGPIPRDHITTHKGEVIEKYGCITHPVIGLAQLLKDSGTVYPISHIRKVDTPPVAEIFAPYPAINTAGVSDEADSGDVIKLNFIDQNFREEKQTAFMNPIMPKDLAPFIDCDAFVFVPITDHEIVLDTLKYLKEHSSGTIIFDGHGPTHTMTISGDRHKKFWVERDLWLPYIDVLKMNLEESWCTWYKHEYAESELTDLLDDIGQDHLRPMADYILDRGPKALIITTDASGCKVFTKPNGELKEEFVPSIYMENVIDTTGCGDSFAGGLAYGLKDGGDNFILSAMYANALGAQRTQGTTFDVFKSLEETEDMIRGHYPNFE, from the coding sequence ATGAGTAAACATTACAAGGTAGCTGTCATTGGACCCATTCCTAGGGATCATATCACAACACATAAAGGTGAAGTGATTGAAAAATATGGTTGTATTACCCATCCAGTAATCGGTTTAGCCCAACTTTTAAAAGATTCAGGAACGGTTTACCCGATATCACATATTAGAAAAGTTGATACACCACCTGTTGCTGAGATTTTTGCTCCATATCCGGCCATTAATACAGCTGGTGTGAGCGATGAGGCGGATAGTGGTGATGTAATTAAACTGAATTTTATCGATCAGAATTTTAGAGAAGAAAAGCAAACAGCATTCATGAATCCGATAATGCCGAAGGACTTAGCACCTTTCATTGATTGTGATGCTTTTGTATTCGTGCCGATCACTGACCATGAGATTGTATTGGATACACTCAAATATTTAAAAGAACATAGTAGTGGAACCATCATTTTTGATGGTCATGGACCAACACATACGATGACCATTAGTGGCGATCGGCATAAGAAGTTTTGGGTTGAAAGAGACCTTTGGCTCCCTTATATCGATGTGTTAAAAATGAACCTTGAAGAATCTTGGTGTACGTGGTACAAGCATGAATACGCTGAGAGCGAATTAACAGATCTTTTAGATGATATTGGCCAGGATCACCTACGACCGATGGCAGATTATATCCTCGATAGAGGACCAAAAGCGTTGATCATAACCACCGATGCTTCTGGTTGTAAAGTTTTCACAAAACCGAACGGCGAGTTAAAGGAAGAGTTTGTTCCATCCATTTACATGGAAAATGTAATTGATACCACAGGTTGCGGAGATTCTTTTGCCGGAGGACTGGCTTATGGACTCAAGGATGGCGGTGATAACTTTATTCTATCAGCCATGTATGCCAATGCGCTAGGCGCTCAAAGAACACAAGGCACAACGTTTGACGTTTTTAAATCTCTCGAAGAAACAGAAGATATGATTCGAGGGCATTACCCCAATTTTGAATGA